From the Drosophila sechellia strain sech25 chromosome X, ASM438219v1, whole genome shotgun sequence genome, the window ATTGGTAAAAATGcgaatttacatttaaaaacaCATTTGCTATTATTGGGTTGCATTTTTACATTTAACTTGGCACCGTTTAACAGTGGGAACTGGGAAACTTAATTTACAGTTAGTACAGTTAGTTAGttattgttaaaaaaaaaagttactATATTTTCTAGAATAGATTTCGATTTTACTTGGCACAGTTTAAACAACATTTGGCATGGCTGAAAATAAAACCATCAGCATTttgcaaatagaaaaaaatatgccTTCCGgaaatttatacatatttgcCCTGCGaaacagcaaataaaaaaattgaaaattgaaccAGAAACGGCGAAACAAAAaatgacaacaaaaaaaaaaaatgaactgAGAGAGCAGGAGCAACTAACTAACAAATCGCTTAAATAAACTTTGTCCTTTGgtatttatacaatttgtcattttcatttgcattttgtttgctCTGCTTGCCCGCCCCCtaatgccacgcccactcactatttattattcatagtgtgtgtgtgtgtgtgtgtccgtgttcatgtgtgtgtggttgaGTGTATTTATTAATTCCTGGATCCGTGTTCCACGGCATTAACCGTAAAACGCCCTCACGcagcatttaattatttatgcatttatcatttagaattttaattttaattcacTCTCTCGTTCTGTCGCAAAGTGCGACTCAACTTTAGTTGTTTGCCTTCTTTGTGGTTTCTGTATGCTATATTTACACACataacattaaatatttgctcaatgttttatttatatttatgtatatgcTGAAAAACACAGTGGCCCTCAAAAGTAGGCAATGTTTTTTGTTCCACTCCCTTTTGCTTCGGAAAAGAGTGCATTTACTTAcagtgtgttggtgtgtgtgtgtgcatgtgtgagtgagtgagtgttgATGTTCCTTTGATTTTCTAGACACGTATCACTTCACCTGGCGCCGGTCCAGCTTTTGGACACAGTGCATCATCGATGCTGTCGCGCAATCGCATTGCTGCATCCAACTGGGCCGCCTCGTCCTGCGCTCCTGGTCACATGAATATATCGCCCACGGCCGGCGATTTTCGCGGAGTCGTCGGCACTCCGTGTGGACAATGCGGTGGCGTGCCGGAGCCACCGGCTCCTCCGCCAACTgctccaccgcccaccgcctgCTTTGACTCATCCTCGAAGGTCACCATCTTCTCGCTGCGCGGCTTTAGGGTGACAATCTGCAGTTGTGCCGGCGGCGGAGgcggttgctgttgctgctgcacagtgggcgtggccgaaCAGAGCAGCGTCTGGGGTGGACCCAACTGGAGGCCATGTGGCaggcccatgcccatgcccatgttCATGCCCATGCCACCCATATTCATGCCCATTCCGCCGCCCattccaccaccaccaccacccaccataTTGGGTGAGTATCTACGTGGTGGCGGCAGGGCGAGATCGCCCACTCCCGACAGATTGAACTCACTGATGCTGCGCGGCACAAAGTACTCCAGATGGTGCTCCGGTATGCCCGTCGATCTGCGGATGGGCGTGTTTCGCTGGAAGGCCGATCCTCCGCCGGAATTGTTGGCCGCCTGCAGGTGACTCCTGCGCGGCAGCGAACTGTACTGCGTTAGCGTGTGGGCGGGTCCAAAGAACATGGTCTGGTGCTGGCCGAGATTGTTTTGCGGCTGCCCCAGGGCGCCGCCGGCCAGACCAACTCCCAATCCAACGCCCAGACTGGGATCCGCACTGGGTCGCTGTCAGGAGGGTTTCGGCGTGACCGCCACGGTGACTAGAGCCAGTTCCTCGGCCTTGGGCATCACGTGATCCTGGACGCTGAAGCGGCGCAGCCACAGTACGATCTCCGTCTGGATGAGGCTGAAGCACATGGCCACCACGGCCATGCCGACCAGAATGTAGGCGGAGGCCGTGTAGAGAGCCACTGCACCATTGGGCGCCATCTCACCGAATCCAATGGTTCCCAGCGAGGTGAAGCAGAAGTAGAGCGACTCCAGGACACTCCAGTTCTGCAGTTTGTGAAACAGAATCGCACCACTGCTCACATAGCAGagcagcacacacacgcagatGGATATGGGAACACTGGGCGAGCCACGGCGATTGCCCGAGGATTTCTTGCCCGGCTGcacctgctgttgctgcgccTGCTGCGCTTGTTgcgcctgctgttgctgcgccTGTTGCGCttgctgcgcctgctgctgctggtacaCCGACGGCGGCAGGCCGTACTGATGCAGCTTCTGGTGGCCATAGTGCCCCTGGCCCTTGTTCTTGTCCGTCTTTCGGCCGCCACCACTTCCTCCTGGGCCCGAGCCCACTCCACCAGAGGCGCCGCCACCGGGGCCAACACCAGGTCCGCCCTTCACACGCTGGCGCCGGAACAGGCAGCGCATTCCCGCCGAGAGCGCTTCGCCCATGGCGGATAGGTAGAGCAGCACGATGGGAATCCCGAATAGGGCGTACACCAATGCCGCCACTCGGCCCCACTGCGTCCGCGGTGAGATGCCGCCATAGCCtggaaaaaaacaaataaacaatgaatTTGCAGTTGCAACACTTTACAGGGATGTAACTAAGGATTATTATATATCTAGTTAAGATTGCTGCTTGAATTGATTTAATCATTGGAGTTTTTCCCACGTGTTTTGTGTTTGCCTTAAATGTTCAGCACAGAAGATAATGCGATTAATAGGTTTCTGGTTTGGGAGGAGCACAGTGAAATCTCGCTAAGTGGATCCGAGTTAACTGAGCTAGCTACATACGTGCCGCCATTGCCAGTTTAACTTTAGGTCAGTTCATTATCCTTTATCTAATTAGCTGGTCAGACTGTTCAGATAGTAGAGATACAGGTACAGATACAGATTAGCAGTGGCAGATAGAGTCGTCGTTTGCTCACTGAAAAGCTGAACCGAAAAAAGAGTGGCATGTGCGGCATGTGCATGTGGCACAACAACCTTTTTCGCCCATTTTCCATATTCAACCGACACCCGGCCCCACCAAACAAAGATCCCCCTGGCTGGCCTCAAAGAGGAGCCAAATAATAGAAAAAAACGTAACTTTTTCTGTCGGAGACACTTTGGCTTTGATGTTGTTTGCCCAGACCCGGTGATTTTGGAGCGCAACGGAGGGCATCGGAAGTGGGGTTTCGGGGATGGGGCATGGGGAATGGGAACGAGAGACTGGGTGCCAGCGAGGAGCTAGACCAGCACCCAAATAAGGACCTGTGGTAGGTCCTTCCTAGGCCTTCCTTCCTGTGGGCACGACCTAACCCAACAACTCTGTGCTTTTCTGCATCGGACTTTCGTTGCGCCCAGACTTTCGGCTCTGGAATGAACTTTTAATGTGGAAACTTTTATAATTGAGTAAaattgtgcgtgtgtgagtgtagcCCGAgcaagtgtgcgtgtgttagTCTCTGtatgtattacattttattactacaaaaataaaaaatccaAACGACAATAGCAAAAAAGCACGACAAAAATCGGAGTTGAAAAACACAGAAAATGCTTTTCCAGCCGTAATgtaaaaaatactttaaaatcCCAAGCACGTTTAAGTGCATGGCCGTAGGGAAGAGAACTGTGCGGAGGATTGGGACGTTGCATGTGTAGGCTTTTCCCGGGAATCCACCCAGACCACCCATTGCCCCACCTTTACCCAGACCCACTCAGACCCTCTTGAGTTCCGTGTTTCACACGCTACGTAAAAGTTGTTGAAAATTATCATCGTCGCATGGCCATCGTTCATAAATGTGGGCGTTGCGGGCAACGCCACCATTTGCCAACGACGGCAACGGTTGCGAAAAATTGTTAGTGAAAATTATAACATTTACAATATGGCGTTCATAAAATTGTATGTAGTtataactaactaactaacgaCGCACACATGTCGACCAGGCTATAAAGCCCCCTTTTC encodes:
- the LOC6612267 gene encoding LOW QUALITY PROTEIN: uncharacterized protein LOC6612267 (The sequence of the model RefSeq protein was modified relative to this genomic sequence to represent the inferred CDS: substituted 1 base at 1 genomic stop codon), with the protein product MNKKSPLPLAAFLGGDGSGNCAASGSSNVAATAASAAANGSGGRGGRQSSTGGSSSGGGGSKSEKQAAREAGGGGVGSLCGCQKAPKSHCISATGVLLLVLLYTAMGSIVFVTLEGELEDGGALETAVAASKPYPRTELANAEIRSRTVDRLWSITEDLNILYKENWTRLAAQEVQLFQDTLLRAVRQSKVYPPGGIQLNAPTHKWTYASAFLYSLTLITTIGYGGISPRTQWGRVAALVYALFGIPIVLLYLSAMGEALSAGMRCLFRRQRVKGGPGVGPGGGASGGVGSGPGGSGGGRKTDKNKGQGHYGHQKLHQYGLPPSVYQQQQAQQAQQAQQQQAQQAQQAQQQQVQPGKKSSGNRRGSPSVPISICVCVLLCYVSSGAILFHKLQNWSVLESLYFCFTSLGTIGFGEMAPNGAVALYTASAYILVGMAVVAMCFSLIQTEIVLWLRRFSVQDHVMPKAEELALVTVAVTPKPSXQRPSADPSLGVGLGVGLAGGALGQPQNNLGQHQTMFFGPAHTLTQYSSLPRRSHLQAANNSGGGSAFQRNTPIRRSTGIPEHHLEYFVPRSISEFNLSGVGDLALPPPRRYSPNMVGGGGGGMGGGMGMNMGGMGMNMGMGMGLPHGLQLGPPQTLLCSATPTVQQQQQPPPPPAQLQIVTLKPRSEKMVTFEDESKQAVGGGAVGGGAGGSGTPPHCPHGVPTTPRKSPAVGDIFM